In Humulus lupulus chromosome 6, drHumLupu1.1, whole genome shotgun sequence, a single genomic region encodes these proteins:
- the LOC133783120 gene encoding probable WRKY transcription factor 70, whose protein sequence is MVFDPLPEQNAPSSARRKVIHELVQGRDLANQLHSLLSRSDQNDSVSAEDLVSKIMDSFTNTLFMLSTDNNSDQAAATAHGHGVGDNGDEIYDDDSRLQPSTSRIDHSLCLEGRKSEDSQESCRSTSVISSTTHLKDRRGSYKRRKTSHTMKRETSTLIDDGHAWRKYGQKVILNAKHPRNYFRCTHKFDQGCQATKQVQKIEDEPHQMYRTTYYGNHTCSSVSKLLAPELILDCASSPSHGSSVLLSFNNADHNNNNFVSKQLLTHPFFSSVKQEFNDNNNYQASSSDYNNNNIVSSDHHDGNNRLTTAIDHRAQAGLESDDHHNDIHGDDEIGMDIFDDVLKSFQFE, encoded by the exons ATGGTTTTTGATCCTTTACCTGAACAGAATGCACCCTCTTCCGCTCGCCGAAAGGTGATTCATGAGCTGGTTCAAGGGCGCGATTTGGCTAATCAACTTCACAGCTTGCTCTCCAGGTCCGACCAAAACGACAGCGTTTCGGCCGAAGATCTGGTCAGCAAGATAATGGACTCCTTCACCAACACCCTTTTCATGTTGAGCACAGACAATAACAGTGATCAGGCTGCTGCAACTGCTCATGGTCACGGTGTTGGTGATAATGGTGATGAGATCTACGACGACGATTCTCGACTCCAACCCAGTACTTCTCGTATTGATCATTCTCTCTGTTTGGAGGGCAGGAAATCTGAAGATTCCCAGGAAAGTTGCAGGAGTACTTCTGTAATTTCATCAACCACTCATTTGAAGGATCGCAGGGGCTCTTACAAGAGaag AAAGACCTCTCACACAATGAAAAGAGAGACCTCAACTCTGATTGATGATGGGCATGCATGGAGAAAATATGGCCAAAAAGTCATTCTTAATGCCAAACATCCCAG AAACTATTTCAGGTGCACTCATAAATTTGATCAAGGGTGCCAAGCAACGAAGCAAGTTCAGAAAATAGAAGATGAACCCCATCAAATGTATCGGACCACATATTATGGGAACCACACATGTTCAAGCGTCAGCAAATTATTAGCTCCTGAACTCATCTTGGACTGTGCTAGCAGTCCTAGCCATGGCTCTTCTGTTCTTCTGAGCTTCAACAACGCcgatcataataataataatttcgtCTCCAAACAACTACTCACTCATCCATTTTTCTCTTCGGTCAAACAGGAGTTTAATGACAATAATAACTACCAAGCATCGTCTTCggattacaataataataatattgtctcgtctGATCATCATGATGGCAATAATCGTTTGACTACAGCAATTGATCATCGGGCTCAGGCTGGTTTGGAATCTGATGATCACCACAATGATATTCATGGAGATGATGAGATAGGTATGGACATATTCGATGATGTATTGAAATCATTTCAATTCGAATGA